One genomic window of Cupriavidus malaysiensis includes the following:
- a CDS encoding MFS transporter → MTAVPAGNTKANPAHASAVAPASRHPWRAVISASIGNALEWFDLVVYGFFAVTISKLFFPTHDETTSLLLTLGTFGVSFFMRPLGAIVIGVYADRRGRRAALTLSILLMMVGTFIIALLPTYESIGLLAPLGIVAARMIQGFSAGGEFGSATAFLAEHAPQRRGFYASFQVASQGLTTLLAAGFGALLTATLTPEQMQSWGWRVPFLFGLAIGPVAYYIRRHVDETPEFLHSEGTATPLRDTLGHQKERLLLAMGVVIVATVSTYLVLYMPTYAVKQLGLPPSAAFAATLATGVVQMLFSPLVGHWSDRIGRIPLMQLAAALLLATIWPVFWLLSTYPSFGMMLVVQIMLGLMMTLYFGALPALASEIFPVQTRTTGLSLSYNIAVTIFGGFAPFILTWLIGATGSKLAPSFYLIACAAVSLFALTRTRDRLGIR, encoded by the coding sequence ATGACAGCAGTACCGGCAGGCAACACCAAGGCAAACCCCGCCCACGCAAGCGCCGTCGCCCCGGCCTCGCGCCACCCCTGGCGCGCGGTCATCTCCGCCTCCATCGGCAACGCGCTCGAATGGTTCGACCTAGTGGTCTACGGCTTCTTCGCCGTCACCATCTCCAAGCTCTTCTTCCCCACCCATGACGAAACCACCTCGCTGCTGCTGACGCTGGGCACCTTTGGCGTGTCCTTCTTCATGCGGCCGCTGGGCGCCATCGTCATCGGCGTCTACGCCGACCGCCGCGGCCGCCGCGCCGCGCTCACGCTGTCCATCCTGCTGATGATGGTCGGCACGTTCATCATCGCCCTGCTGCCCACCTACGAATCCATCGGCCTGCTGGCGCCGCTGGGCATCGTCGCCGCGCGCATGATCCAAGGCTTCTCCGCCGGCGGCGAATTCGGCAGCGCCACCGCCTTCCTGGCCGAGCACGCACCGCAGCGGCGCGGCTTCTACGCCAGCTTCCAGGTCGCCAGCCAAGGCCTCACCACGCTGCTGGCAGCCGGCTTCGGCGCCCTGCTCACCGCCACCCTCACGCCCGAGCAGATGCAAAGCTGGGGCTGGCGCGTGCCCTTCCTGTTCGGCCTGGCCATCGGCCCGGTGGCCTACTACATCCGCCGCCACGTCGACGAAACCCCCGAATTCCTGCACAGCGAAGGCACCGCCACGCCGCTGCGCGACACCCTCGGCCACCAGAAGGAACGGCTGCTGCTGGCCATGGGCGTAGTCATCGTCGCCACCGTGTCCACCTACCTGGTGCTGTACATGCCCACCTACGCCGTCAAGCAGCTCGGCCTGCCGCCCTCGGCCGCCTTCGCCGCCACGCTGGCCACCGGCGTGGTGCAGATGCTGTTCTCCCCGCTGGTCGGCCACTGGTCCGACCGCATCGGCCGCATCCCCCTGATGCAACTCGCCGCCGCGCTGCTGCTGGCCACCATCTGGCCCGTGTTCTGGCTGCTCAGCACCTACCCCAGCTTCGGCATGATGCTGGTCGTGCAGATCATGCTGGGCCTGATGATGACGCTCTACTTCGGCGCCCTGCCCGCGCTGGCCTCCGAGATCTTCCCGGTGCAGACGCGCACCACCGGGCTCTCGCTGAGCTACAACATCGCGGTGACCATCTTTGGTGGGTTCGCGCCGTTTATCTTGACGTGGCTGATTGGCGCCACCGGCAGCAAGCTGGCGCCGAGCTTTTATCTGATTGCGTGTGCGGCGGTGAGTTTGTTTGCGCTCACGCGGACACGCGACCGGCTGGGGATCCGCTAG
- the tnpC gene encoding IS66 family transposase has protein sequence MTTANAYPDDIETLKALLLERDACIGHLEDVVESQRAATATDKAEIEHLKLLIAKLRRIQFGRSSEKLDRQLEQLELRLEELESDEGAVPIEIPKTSRTAPEQIQRKPLPEHLPREIQTHWPESREACSACGAPMKRLGEDVSEQLEYVPASFRVIRHVRPKLACSCCDHIAQAAAPSRPIERGMAGPGLLAHVLVSKFADHLPLYRQSVIYAREGVELERSLLAKWVGHCAALLQPLVGALRRHVMAATKLHADDTPVPVLAPGNGKTKTGRLWVYVRDDSASGDATSPAVWFSYTPDRKGIHPQHHLDSFNGTLQADAYGGYQAIYETGRVAEAACWAHARRQFYELHAARPNALNTEALERIGALYKVEEQIRGKPPDERRAYRQAQASPLLDQLHAWLSDTLETLSRKSDTSRAILYALNRWAALTRYCDDGQLEIDNLPVERALRGVAIGRRNYLFVGADSGGERAAAIYSVIGTAKLNGVDPEAYLRLVLALIPDHAVNRVDELLPWFVAEQLVKPA, from the coding sequence ATGACGACGGCGAACGCGTACCCGGACGACATCGAAACGCTCAAGGCCTTGCTGCTCGAGCGCGATGCCTGCATCGGGCATCTGGAAGACGTGGTCGAATCGCAGAGAGCGGCGACGGCCACCGACAAAGCCGAAATCGAGCATCTCAAGTTGCTGATCGCAAAGCTGCGTCGCATACAGTTCGGTCGTAGCTCGGAGAAGTTGGATCGCCAGCTCGAACAACTCGAACTGCGCCTGGAGGAACTCGAAAGCGACGAAGGCGCAGTTCCCATCGAGATCCCGAAGACGTCGCGCACGGCACCGGAACAGATACAACGCAAGCCGTTGCCGGAGCACCTGCCGCGCGAGATCCAGACCCATTGGCCCGAATCACGTGAAGCCTGCTCGGCATGCGGTGCGCCGATGAAGCGGCTTGGCGAGGACGTTTCCGAACAACTCGAATATGTGCCGGCGAGCTTCCGGGTCATCCGCCATGTACGGCCGAAGCTGGCGTGTTCGTGTTGCGACCATATCGCTCAAGCTGCTGCGCCGAGCCGCCCCATCGAGCGAGGCATGGCTGGTCCAGGACTGCTGGCTCATGTACTGGTCTCGAAGTTCGCGGATCATCTGCCGCTCTACCGGCAGTCTGTGATCTATGCGCGTGAAGGCGTCGAGTTGGAGCGCTCGCTGCTAGCGAAGTGGGTGGGCCACTGTGCGGCGCTGCTGCAGCCGCTCGTCGGGGCGCTGCGCCGTCATGTCATGGCGGCAACGAAGCTCCACGCCGACGATACGCCAGTGCCGGTGCTCGCGCCAGGTAACGGGAAGACCAAGACTGGGCGCCTGTGGGTGTACGTGCGCGATGACAGTGCGTCGGGCGATGCGACGTCGCCGGCCGTCTGGTTTTCCTACACACCGGACCGCAAAGGCATCCACCCGCAGCACCATCTCGACTCGTTCAACGGGACGTTGCAGGCTGATGCCTACGGTGGCTATCAAGCGATCTACGAAACGGGACGCGTTGCCGAAGCAGCGTGCTGGGCCCATGCCAGACGGCAATTCTACGAACTGCATGCAGCCCGCCCGAATGCCTTGAATACCGAAGCGCTGGAACGCATTGGAGCGCTCTACAAGGTCGAAGAGCAGATCCGGGGCAAACCGCCCGACGAGCGTCGCGCATATCGCCAGGCGCAGGCGAGCCCTCTACTCGATCAACTCCACGCGTGGCTGAGCGACACGCTGGAGACGCTCTCACGCAAATCCGACACGAGTCGAGCGATTCTGTACGCATTGAATCGGTGGGCGGCTCTCACGCGCTATTGCGACGACGGGCAGTTGGAGATCGACAATTTGCCGGTCGAGCGTGCCCTGCGCGGCGTGGCCATCGGGCGGCGCAATTACCTATTCGTGGGTGCAGACTCGGGCGGAGAGCGCGCTGCGGCAATCTATAGCGTGATCGGCACAGCCAAACTCAATGGCGTCGATCCCGAGGCCTATCTGCGCCTCGTGCTCGCGCTCATCCCAGATCACGCGGTCAACCGTGTCGACGAGCTTCTGCCCTGGTTCGTTGCCGAGCAACTGGTTAAGCCAGCGTAA
- a CDS encoding AAA family ATPase, with protein MIEKIDIQNFGCYSSFAWNTEVRDRDDQVAKFKKLNVIYGRNYSGKTTLSRIIRALETGSISSRYTEPAFTVTLSSGVLSHHDIPAVANDVRVYNKDFVDDHLGFLRDENGHISPFAVLGLQNKEIEAEIDALGRELGSVESQTGLRHHYQEKKIDHVNKMKLAKEAADELDRLLVDKANKRPTGVKHNPLYRDANYDVRKLKADIKTVRDDRFSPLAEAERNAKVDLLGETALPDIRQRLAFSPALGTLTSSVNLLTTKKIQPSAPIQELLNSALLQNWVKAGIELHQHGRSTCAFCGNALPADLWKTLGDHFNQESVDLEKRLKATLDEVNSERVRIANVVTVERKDFYTSHQAAFDGHLSELEGAFDAYKRSLLLLSDELSARLNDIFTDRPTCNILDHSKSVLEKLTAINALIDQNNKATASLSDRQATARSDLRLSEIAQFVIDIGLDEKEIRISELDAQVTKAKEERDAVEGEGKKRSERIKELKTQLRDERRGAEKVNQYLGHFLGHGGLRLSAQEEPDTSPDRFQIMRGDQIAYNLSEGECSLVAFCYFLAKLEDIDTQGKQLIIYIDDPISSLDSNHVFFVFSLIENYLAKPIEDENGAIIKDANGKPTYRYKQLFISTHNLEFLKYLKRLTKPGKDTESFLITRKETTSTIGLMPHYLRNYVTELNYLFGEIFCCADDTNAIKHYHSFYNFGNNLRKFLEAFLFFKYPFVKSDRSDHDNRIKLFFADGTSSEAFVQRLINEFSHLGEFIDRGTQPIDCTEIASLAKFVLKKIRDNDKHQFEHFLLSIERTDPFAEA; from the coding sequence ATGATCGAAAAAATCGATATCCAGAACTTCGGGTGCTATTCCAGCTTCGCCTGGAACACCGAAGTCCGTGACCGGGACGACCAGGTGGCCAAGTTCAAGAAGCTGAACGTGATCTATGGTCGCAACTACTCTGGAAAAACGACCCTATCGCGAATCATCCGCGCCTTGGAAACAGGATCGATTTCTTCTCGCTACACGGAACCAGCGTTCACAGTCACGCTTTCCAGCGGCGTTCTATCTCACCACGACATTCCCGCAGTAGCCAACGACGTCCGCGTCTACAACAAGGACTTCGTCGACGACCATCTAGGATTTCTCCGCGATGAAAACGGACACATCTCCCCCTTCGCCGTGCTCGGATTGCAGAACAAAGAGATCGAGGCGGAGATCGACGCCCTGGGAAGGGAACTCGGCAGCGTCGAAAGCCAGACCGGCCTACGCCATCACTACCAGGAAAAGAAGATAGATCATGTCAATAAAATGAAGTTAGCAAAGGAAGCCGCGGATGAGTTAGATAGGCTGCTCGTCGACAAGGCCAACAAGCGCCCGACCGGTGTCAAGCACAATCCTCTCTACCGCGATGCTAACTACGATGTCCGTAAGCTGAAGGCCGACATCAAGACTGTCCGTGATGACAGGTTCTCCCCGCTTGCAGAGGCCGAGCGAAACGCCAAGGTCGATCTGCTTGGCGAAACCGCCCTTCCCGACATCCGGCAACGCCTGGCGTTTAGTCCTGCGCTTGGAACACTGACAAGCTCGGTCAATCTACTCACCACAAAGAAGATCCAGCCAAGCGCGCCAATCCAGGAATTACTGAACAGCGCTTTGCTCCAGAACTGGGTCAAGGCTGGCATCGAATTGCATCAACATGGACGCTCGACTTGCGCGTTTTGTGGTAACGCGCTGCCAGCTGATCTATGGAAGACATTGGGCGACCACTTCAATCAAGAGTCCGTTGATCTCGAGAAGCGACTCAAGGCGACACTGGATGAAGTCAACAGCGAACGCGTACGCATCGCCAATGTAGTCACCGTCGAACGGAAGGATTTCTACACTTCGCATCAGGCCGCGTTTGACGGTCATCTCAGCGAACTCGAAGGAGCGTTCGACGCGTATAAAAGGAGCCTTCTACTTCTCTCGGATGAACTAAGTGCGCGCCTCAACGATATCTTCACCGACCGCCCCACCTGCAACATTTTGGATCACTCTAAATCGGTATTAGAAAAGCTCACGGCCATCAACGCACTCATCGATCAGAATAACAAAGCGACAGCCTCTCTGTCTGACAGGCAGGCAACTGCACGAAGTGATTTACGCCTGAGTGAGATCGCGCAGTTTGTCATCGACATTGGTCTCGATGAGAAGGAAATCAGGATAAGTGAACTGGACGCCCAGGTTACCAAAGCGAAAGAGGAACGCGATGCCGTGGAAGGCGAAGGAAAGAAGAGAAGTGAGCGAATCAAGGAACTGAAAACCCAGCTCCGGGATGAGAGACGGGGAGCCGAAAAAGTCAACCAGTATCTCGGACATTTTCTGGGGCATGGTGGACTACGACTGTCTGCACAGGAAGAACCCGATACGAGCCCCGACCGCTTCCAGATCATGAGAGGCGACCAAATTGCATATAACCTGAGCGAGGGTGAGTGCAGCCTTGTTGCTTTCTGCTACTTCCTCGCCAAGCTCGAGGATATCGATACACAAGGCAAGCAGCTGATCATCTACATCGACGACCCCATCTCGAGCCTCGACAGCAATCACGTCTTCTTTGTTTTCAGCCTAATCGAGAACTACCTGGCCAAGCCCATCGAGGACGAAAACGGCGCCATCATTAAGGATGCGAATGGCAAACCGACATATCGGTATAAGCAACTATTCATCTCGACACACAATCTAGAATTTCTGAAGTACCTGAAGCGGCTCACTAAACCAGGGAAAGATACCGAGAGCTTCCTCATCACCCGAAAGGAGACGACCAGCACGATCGGATTGATGCCACACTACCTGCGAAACTACGTGACCGAGCTAAACTATCTTTTCGGTGAGATTTTCTGCTGTGCGGACGACACTAATGCCATAAAGCACTACCACAGCTTTTATAATTTCGGCAACAACCTGCGAAAATTCCTAGAGGCGTTTCTCTTCTTCAAGTATCCGTTTGTCAAAAGTGACCGGAGCGATCACGACAACCGTATCAAACTCTTCTTTGCAGACGGTACCAGCTCGGAGGCGTTCGTCCAACGCCTGATTAATGAATTCTCGCATCTAGGTGAATTCATTGATCGTGGTACTCAGCCGATCGATTGCACAGAAATTGCGTCACTTGCAAAGTTCGTTCTCAAAAAGATTCGCGACAATGACAAGCATCAGTTTGAACATTTTCTGCTTAGTATTGAACGAACAGATCCGTTTGCAGAGGCGTAG
- the tnpB gene encoding IS66 family insertion sequence element accessory protein TnpB (TnpB, as the term is used for proteins encoded by IS66 family insertion elements, is considered an accessory protein, since TnpC, encoded by a neighboring gene, is a DDE family transposase.) has product MLGLPARTRVWLAAGVTDMRCGFNSLAAKVQTVLERDPFSGHVFVFRCRLGDLVKVLWWSGDGMCLLMKRLERGRFVWPRADGGIVSLSQAQLSMLLEGIDWRQPVRTAEPTSAL; this is encoded by the coding sequence ATGCTGGGCCTTCCCGCCAGAACTCGGGTGTGGTTGGCTGCGGGCGTGACGGACATGCGCTGCGGCTTCAACAGCCTGGCGGCAAAGGTGCAGACTGTGCTGGAGCGGGACCCGTTCAGTGGTCACGTGTTCGTGTTCCGCTGTCGCCTAGGTGATCTGGTCAAGGTGCTTTGGTGGAGCGGTGATGGCATGTGTCTGCTGATGAAACGGCTTGAACGAGGCCGATTCGTCTGGCCGCGTGCGGATGGGGGTATTGTCAGCCTGAGCCAGGCGCAGCTCTCAATGCTGCTGGAGGGCATCGACTGGCGACAGCCGGTGCGTACGGCGGAGCCGACCTCGGCGTTGTAA
- a CDS encoding amidohydrolase, whose protein sequence is MAPAAQAQTAAAPQAATATPAAADLHAQIETRAKAIEAQLIAWRRDIHQHPELGNYEVRTSKLVADHLRKLGMEVKTGVAKTGVVGLLKGGKPGPVVALRADMDALPVKERVDVPFASKAKGQYLGKEVDVMHACGHDTHVAILMATAEVLAGMKDQLPGSVKFIFQPAEESPADFEPNGSNMWGAKQMVAEGVLDNPKVDAIFGLHVSSGLESGKLGWRSGPSMAAADQFWIDVKGRQTHGARPWAGIDPVVVASQIVLGLQTIQSRQVNAMLEPSVITVGTIHGGNRMNIVPEKVEMMGTIRTYDEGMKKDIHARMKRTTEAIASSSGAEATFKVVELYNATVNQPALTEKMAPTLVRVAGDGNWMIVPKATASEDFSFYQEKVPGLFFNLGVTPKGTDLAKAASNHSPEFYVDEPALVNGVRALSNLTVDYMVMAQR, encoded by the coding sequence ATGGCGCCGGCCGCGCAGGCCCAGACGGCCGCCGCCCCACAAGCCGCCACCGCCACCCCGGCCGCCGCCGACCTGCACGCCCAGATCGAAACCCGCGCCAAGGCCATCGAAGCCCAGCTGATCGCCTGGCGACGCGACATCCACCAGCACCCCGAACTGGGCAACTACGAAGTCCGCACCTCCAAGCTGGTAGCCGACCACCTGCGCAAGCTCGGCATGGAAGTGAAAACCGGCGTGGCCAAGACCGGCGTGGTCGGCCTGCTGAAGGGCGGAAAGCCCGGCCCCGTGGTCGCCCTGCGCGCCGACATGGACGCCCTGCCCGTCAAGGAACGCGTGGACGTGCCCTTCGCCTCCAAGGCCAAGGGCCAATACCTGGGCAAGGAAGTCGACGTGATGCACGCCTGCGGCCACGACACCCACGTCGCCATCCTGATGGCCACCGCCGAAGTCCTGGCCGGCATGAAGGACCAGCTCCCCGGCAGCGTCAAGTTCATCTTCCAGCCCGCCGAAGAAAGCCCCGCCGACTTCGAACCCAACGGCAGCAATATGTGGGGCGCCAAGCAGATGGTCGCCGAAGGCGTGCTCGACAACCCCAAGGTAGACGCCATCTTCGGCCTGCACGTCAGCAGCGGCCTCGAATCCGGCAAGCTCGGCTGGCGCAGCGGCCCCTCCATGGCCGCCGCCGACCAGTTCTGGATCGACGTCAAAGGCCGCCAGACCCACGGCGCCCGCCCCTGGGCCGGCATCGACCCCGTCGTCGTCGCCTCCCAGATCGTGCTCGGCCTGCAGACCATCCAAAGCCGCCAGGTCAACGCCATGCTCGAACCCTCGGTCATCACCGTCGGCACCATCCACGGCGGCAACCGCATGAACATCGTGCCCGAGAAGGTGGAGATGATGGGCACCATCCGCACCTATGACGAAGGCATGAAGAAAGACATCCATGCCCGCATGAAACGCACCACCGAAGCCATCGCCTCCAGCTCCGGCGCCGAAGCCACGTTCAAGGTGGTGGAGCTGTACAACGCCACCGTCAACCAACCCGCGCTGACCGAAAAGATGGCGCCCACGCTGGTGCGCGTGGCAGGAGACGGAAACTGGATGATCGTGCCCAAGGCCACGGCCTCGGAAGACTTCTCCTTCTATCAGGAAAAGGTACCGGGCCTGTTCTTCAACCTGGGCGTAACGCCCAAGGGCACGGACCTAGCCAAGGCAGCGTCCAATCACTCGCCGGAGTTCTACGTGGATGAACCGGCGTTGGTGAACGGCGTACGCGCCTTGTCCAATCTGACCGTGGACTATATGGTGATGGCGCAACGCTGA
- a CDS encoding toll/interleukin-1 receptor domain-containing protein, with the protein MTRAFISYSHADESYRAELEKHLSLLRKQGLIELWHDHRIPAGGEIESHISAELERAEVILLLVSADFMASDYCYGVEMTRAMARHAAGTGVVVPIIVRPCDWHSGPFGRLKALPRDGKPVSKWPTLDDAFLCIVQSLRDLVAQRRPNQAGTAAPVAWPAPASVPGAAVYPRSSALALRKEFSDMDRDRFLEEGFAYIRAFFENSVKELGPRNPSYEAHFRPLSKEAFTGTLYREGRKVAGCYIRISRMYGGRAQIAYSGNDNGQDNSFNEILSVEADDQLMYFRQQMLHWPGNVARLTHEGAAEALWQLFIERAR; encoded by the coding sequence ATGACGCGCGCGTTTATCTCTTACAGTCACGCAGATGAATCCTACCGCGCCGAACTGGAAAAGCATCTGTCCCTCCTACGAAAGCAGGGATTGATTGAGCTCTGGCATGATCACCGTATCCCTGCAGGGGGAGAAATTGAAAGCCACATCAGCGCAGAATTGGAGAGGGCCGAAGTTATCCTCTTGCTCGTCAGCGCCGACTTCATGGCGTCAGACTACTGCTACGGCGTAGAGATGACACGTGCTATGGCTCGGCATGCCGCCGGGACGGGAGTGGTCGTGCCAATCATCGTCCGCCCCTGTGACTGGCACTCGGGGCCGTTTGGCCGGCTCAAGGCGTTGCCGCGGGACGGCAAACCGGTCAGCAAATGGCCCACACTTGATGATGCGTTTCTCTGCATCGTGCAATCGCTGCGTGATCTGGTGGCCCAACGGCGGCCCAACCAGGCTGGCACGGCGGCGCCGGTCGCTTGGCCTGCGCCGGCCAGCGTCCCAGGCGCCGCCGTGTATCCGCGTTCCAGCGCGCTCGCCTTGCGCAAGGAGTTTAGTGACATGGACCGGGACCGCTTTCTCGAGGAGGGCTTCGCCTATATCCGCGCCTTCTTCGAAAATTCGGTGAAGGAACTGGGTCCGCGCAACCCGAGTTATGAGGCCCACTTTCGGCCGCTTTCCAAGGAGGCGTTCACGGGGACGCTGTACCGGGAGGGGAGGAAGGTGGCAGGTTGCTACATCCGCATTAGCCGGATGTACGGCGGGCGTGCTCAGATTGCCTATTCGGGCAATGACAACGGACAGGACAACAGCTTCAACGAAATCTTGAGCGTTGAGGCAGACGACCAGTTGATGTACTTCCGCCAGCAGATGCTGCACTGGCCGGGCAATGTGGCCAGGCTGACCCATGAGGGGGCGGCCGAAGCGCTCTGGCAACTGTTCATCGAGCGCGCGCGCTGA
- a CDS encoding N-acetyltransferase family protein — protein sequence MQIRPIRPEDYAMWKPLWDGYNAFYGRSGPTALADDITQVTWQRFFNPIEPVFALVAEQDGKLIGLVHYLFHRGTTRIEPVCYLQDLFTDANARGRGCGRALIEGVYAQARLAGARRVYWQTQVGNAAGRALYDKVAEHKGFIVYAHEVEA from the coding sequence ATGCAGATTCGCCCGATCCGCCCCGAAGACTACGCCATGTGGAAACCGCTCTGGGACGGCTACAACGCCTTCTACGGACGCTCCGGCCCCACCGCCCTGGCTGATGACATCACGCAGGTGACATGGCAACGGTTCTTCAACCCCATCGAGCCGGTCTTTGCGCTGGTCGCCGAGCAGGACGGCAAGCTGATCGGGCTGGTGCACTACCTCTTCCATCGCGGCACGACCCGGATTGAACCCGTGTGCTATCTGCAGGATCTGTTCACGGATGCCAACGCGCGTGGGCGGGGTTGTGGGCGGGCGTTGATTGAAGGGGTCTATGCGCAGGCTAGGCTGGCGGGGGCTCGGCGGGTCTATTGGCAGACGCAGGTGGGGAATGCGGCTGGGCGGGCGTTGTATGACAAGGTGGCGGAGCATAAGGGGTTTATTGTGTATGCGCATGAGGTGGAGGCTTGA
- the tnpA gene encoding IS66-like element accessory protein TnpA — protein sequence MEIKARGRQRGSKNYSKEFRAQVAAEARDPSRSLAEVARTHGLNANLVSKWRRDQERASASACEPAEFFLPVQMAPQPKPVLTGSSSFVIECRGVRVRFDGKPEADVLQLVLVSLLGVGT from the coding sequence ATGGAAATCAAGGCGCGGGGTCGCCAGCGAGGCTCCAAGAATTACTCGAAGGAGTTCCGCGCGCAGGTCGCCGCTGAAGCACGGGACCCGTCGCGCTCGCTAGCGGAAGTTGCGCGCACGCACGGCTTGAACGCGAATCTCGTGTCGAAATGGCGGCGGGATCAGGAGCGAGCCTCGGCATCCGCATGCGAGCCGGCCGAGTTTTTCCTGCCCGTACAGATGGCACCGCAACCTAAACCAGTGCTGACTGGGTCTTCCAGCTTCGTCATCGAATGTCGTGGCGTGCGTGTGCGTTTCGACGGTAAGCCCGAGGCTGATGTACTGCAGCTTGTGCTGGTGAGCTTGCTGGGAGTGGGTACGTGA